One window of the Haloarcula halobia genome contains the following:
- a CDS encoding heavy metal translocating P-type ATPase, whose amino-acid sequence MHEGHEQMFRRRFFVSTLLSIPVLLYSETLQEWLGFSVPAFAGSEWINPVFAVVVFAYGGIPFLQMAVPELKDRSPGMMTLISMAISVAFVYSLASVVFPTQSAFFWELVTLIDIMLLGHWIEMRSVRRASSAVDELAKLMPDTAERITDDGDTEEIPVNELAKGDLVLVRPGASVPADGIVEEGDSDVNESMITGESKPVSKEPDDEVIGGTINGDGSLRVRVGATGEKTTLAGIMRLVEEAQQSKSQTQVLADRAAGWLFYVALGAAVVTAIAWTLAVSFNATVIERVVTVLVIACPHALGLAIPLVVAINTSLAARNGMLVRDRIAMEEARNLDAIIFDKTGTLTEGEHGVVDIATVDDVDEDDALALAAAVESDSEHMIARAIREAATEQDLTAPDASDFEAIKGRGVRANVKGDEVYVGGPNLLTQLDREVPDHLQRFADEAGQNAQTVVYLVRDRELIAAFAMADVIREESYRVVDALHDLGVEVAMLTGDSQNVADAVADELGIDTVFAEVLPEDKDKKVQELQDQGKLVGMVGDGVNDAPALTRADVGIAIGSGTDVAVQSADVILVQNNPMDVVRLVKLSKASYRKMQENIVWAAGYNVFALPLAAGVLAPIGILLSPAVGALLMSLSTVIVAINAQLLRRVDLSIPELSGVTPPTGTQTAD is encoded by the coding sequence ATGCACGAGGGCCACGAGCAGATGTTTCGGCGGCGCTTTTTTGTCTCAACGCTTCTGTCGATTCCAGTGCTTCTGTACAGCGAGACGCTGCAGGAGTGGCTCGGCTTCTCCGTCCCAGCATTTGCGGGCAGCGAGTGGATCAACCCCGTCTTCGCGGTCGTCGTCTTCGCGTACGGTGGGATTCCGTTCCTCCAGATGGCAGTGCCGGAGCTGAAAGACCGGTCACCGGGGATGATGACACTCATCTCAATGGCCATTTCGGTCGCATTCGTCTACAGCCTCGCGAGCGTGGTCTTCCCAACGCAATCGGCGTTTTTCTGGGAGCTCGTCACGCTTATCGATATTATGCTGCTGGGGCACTGGATCGAGATGCGATCGGTACGCCGTGCCTCGAGTGCTGTCGACGAGTTGGCGAAGTTGATGCCTGATACTGCTGAGCGGATCACCGACGACGGCGACACCGAGGAGATCCCAGTGAACGAACTTGCCAAGGGTGACTTGGTTCTCGTCCGTCCAGGAGCGAGCGTCCCTGCTGATGGCATCGTTGAGGAGGGTGATTCGGACGTCAACGAGTCGATGATCACGGGTGAGTCGAAACCGGTCTCGAAAGAGCCCGACGACGAAGTCATCGGTGGGACGATCAACGGCGACGGCAGTCTCCGCGTGCGCGTCGGTGCGACAGGCGAGAAGACAACGCTCGCGGGCATCATGCGACTCGTCGAGGAAGCCCAGCAGAGCAAGTCTCAAACTCAAGTGCTGGCCGACCGCGCTGCCGGCTGGCTGTTCTACGTCGCGCTCGGGGCGGCAGTCGTAACCGCAATCGCGTGGACGCTCGCGGTCTCGTTCAATGCAACGGTTATCGAGCGCGTCGTCACGGTTCTCGTCATCGCCTGCCCTCACGCGCTTGGACTCGCCATCCCGCTAGTCGTCGCAATCAACACGTCACTCGCCGCTCGGAACGGAATGCTCGTTCGCGACCGAATCGCGATGGAAGAGGCACGGAATCTGGACGCCATCATCTTTGACAAGACAGGCACACTCACCGAAGGCGAGCACGGTGTTGTCGACATAGCAACCGTCGACGATGTTGACGAGGACGACGCGCTTGCGCTGGCCGCGGCTGTCGAGAGCGATTCCGAGCACATGATCGCGCGAGCCATCCGCGAGGCTGCCACGGAGCAAGACCTCACTGCACCTGACGCGAGCGATTTCGAGGCGATCAAAGGCCGTGGCGTCCGCGCGAATGTCAAGGGGGACGAAGTGTACGTCGGCGGCCCGAACCTGTTGACCCAACTCGATAGAGAAGTTCCCGATCACCTCCAGCGCTTCGCTGATGAAGCCGGGCAGAACGCACAGACCGTAGTGTATCTCGTTCGTGACAGAGAGTTGATCGCCGCGTTCGCGATGGCCGACGTCATCCGCGAGGAGAGTTACCGCGTCGTCGATGCTCTGCACGATCTGGGTGTCGAGGTGGCAATGCTCACCGGTGATTCTCAGAATGTCGCCGATGCGGTGGCTGACGAATTGGGCATCGACACTGTGTTCGCGGAGGTGCTTCCTGAGGACAAGGACAAAAAAGTACAGGAACTTCAGGATCAGGGCAAGCTCGTGGGGATGGTTGGCGACGGCGTCAATGACGCGCCCGCGTTGACACGGGCAGACGTCGGAATCGCTATTGGAAGTGGAACCGATGTCGCGGTCCAGTCGGCCGACGTCATCCTGGTCCAGAACAACCCGATGGACGTGGTTCGCCTTGTGAAACTCAGCAAGGCGAGCTACCGGAAAATGCAAGAAAACATCGTCTGGGCAGCCGGGTACAACGTCTTTGCACTTCCGCTTGCAGCGGGCGTATTGGCTCCGATCGGGATTCTGCTGTCGCCCGCAGTGGGCGCGCTCCTGATGTCGCTGAGTACGGTGATCGTCGCCATCAACGCGCAACTGCTCCGCCGGGTAGATCTATCCATCCCCGAACTTTCGGGAGTGACGCCACCCACCGGTACCCAAACAGCAGACTGA